In Pseudorasbora parva isolate DD20220531a chromosome 20, ASM2467924v1, whole genome shotgun sequence, a single window of DNA contains:
- the btg1 gene encoding protein BTG1, with amino-acid sequence MHTLCARGTMKPEINAAVGFLSRFLRIKGHVNDRQLQTFNQSLQDILAEQYKHHWFPDRPNKGSGYRCIRINHKMDPLVGQAGQRIGLSIQQLYLLLPSELTLWVDPFEVSYRIGEDGSICVLYESHPSTNGNPSVTSGNGNPSSSVAQVSPMVDSHISCKEELLVMGRTSPAKPYMMTVSS; translated from the exons ATGCATACCCTCTGTGCCCGAGGAACGATGAAGCCAGAGATAAACGCCGCTGTCGGGTTTCTGTCGAGATTCCTGCGGATTAAAGGACATGTGAACGACAGACAGCTCCAGACATTCAACCAGTCCCTACAGGACATCCTGGCAG AGCAATACAAGCACCACTGGTTCCCAGATCGTCCCAACAAGGGTTCTGGTTATCGCTGCATACGTATCAACCACAAGATGGACCCTCTGGTAGGACAGGCCGGTCAGCGCATTGGCCTGAGCATCCAGCAACTCTACCTGCTGCTTCCTAGCGAGCTCACATTGTGGGTTGATCCATTTGAGGTGTCCTACCGCATCGGAGAGGACGGCTCAATCTGCGTGCTCTACGAGTCCCACCCAAGCACCAATGGAAACCCCAGCGTTACCTCTGGAAACGGCAACCCCAGTTCCTCTGTCGCCCAGGTATCCCCCATGGTGGACAGTCACATCAGCTGCAAGGAGGAACTACTGGTTATGGGTCGTACCAGCCCCGCTAAACCCTACATGATGACTGTGTCCAGCTAA